Proteins from a genomic interval of Sphingobacterium sp. SYP-B4668:
- the rimP gene encoding ribosome assembly cofactor RimP, with translation MMTKIEQRVQELVLEKISDRSDLFIVSIHMKGNGVLEILMDGDQGIAIEDCVKISRHVGFHLEEEEVIATAYRLEVSSPGIDSPLVLVRQYEKNIGRSVQVKTPEGEKREGKLLEVSSTAITIEESKKEKGKKAELIQAVIPFEQITETKVLISFK, from the coding sequence GTGATGACAAAAATAGAACAGCGGGTTCAAGAATTGGTTTTAGAGAAGATAAGTGATCGATCCGATTTATTTATAGTAAGCATCCATATGAAGGGGAATGGAGTATTGGAGATTTTGATGGATGGGGATCAGGGAATAGCCATTGAGGACTGCGTTAAAATTAGTCGGCACGTGGGGTTTCATTTGGAAGAAGAAGAGGTCATTGCGACCGCTTACCGATTAGAGGTTTCTTCTCCGGGAATTGATAGCCCTTTGGTATTAGTTCGTCAGTACGAAAAGAATATTGGACGTAGTGTGCAGGTCAAGACCCCTGAAGGCGAAAAACGTGAGGGTAAGCTTTTGGAGGTGTCTTCTACTGCAATTACAATCGAAGAGAGTAAAAAAGAAAAAGGGAAGAAGGCCGAATTAATACAAGCGGTGATTCCATTTGAACAGATAACAGAAACAAAGGTGTTAATTTCATTTAAGTAA
- a CDS encoding tolB protein precursor encodes MKGTLRNRFLIGTRFLFALLLFCFVLPNLSQAQYFGQNKMRYKKLKFNVYETPHFDLYYYLKNDSMVRWLAKESEVWYELHQQVFQDTFLRKNPVIIYSNHPEFQQTTAISGEISVGTGGVTEAFKQRVVMPIMQINQQTRHVLGHELVHAFQYRVLIDGGDSTRLENIANLPLWMVEGMAEYFSIGKKDAFTSMWMRDAYLNKDIPSLKQMTEQSYKYFPYRYGQAFWSYIGSTYGDTVIMPLFIETAKYGYEMAMKRVFGYDAQTMSNLWKSSMETMYKNSGKDTVSRPIGKAILNTSNSGRMNVSPAISPDGKYVAFLSEKDMFSIDLFLADSQSGQVIRKLGSRLTNKDIDEFSFLESAGTFSPDSRKFAFSVFSEGKNKLMTVDVETGKTLSVEAMGDITEFTNITWAADGDHVAFSGLRNGHSDIYIYNLKSKKLNQLTNDVYSDFQPSFSRDGKSIVFSTDRVSLAANNRSVDIPMNLSIVDVGSKQIRNLELFPGANNLNPHFSANGEQIYFLSNGDGYRNMYRYTLSSGQVEKLTDYFTGISGITEYSPAMSVSAHDDIVYSYFKNNAYSVYHAKSSEFTGTVVDAGVVNFDAAMLPPPVSRGVNVVNTNLRNFNAFERIGDDQINTIAYKPKFKLDYLANSGIGMSVGSRYGAGISSGIQGMFSDILGYNQIFAALNVNGEIQDFGGQVAYINQKGRFNWGGAISHLPYISAYNEYGLEDFGNGEEASLNTYIIRTFQQQAEMFVAYPFNRHHRVELGAALMRYSYRVDKWRQSYYYGYGDRQKLSNEEASQLGFGNLKPFVIQQVNTGFVGDNSVFGIAAPLQGYRYRVGAEQYFGDYNFSAVNIDLRKYNRYQPVTLAARFYSYARLGNSENALYPLYIGYPYLVRGFESGDFDQSGKVNLSDLMGSRTAVFNFEVRLPFTGPEKLAAFKSGFLFSDLNLFFDAGLAWSKGNKVVWSADDRPIVPLTDRNGQDLIGSDGQPVMGPDPNYKIPVMSAGVSLRINLFGAMILEPYYAFPFVKTNSKTGTFGINFTPGW; translated from the coding sequence ATGAAAGGAACTTTACGTAATCGGTTTTTAATTGGAACTAGATTCCTATTTGCGTTGCTCTTATTTTGTTTTGTATTACCTAATCTGAGCCAAGCCCAATATTTCGGTCAGAATAAGATGAGGTACAAGAAGTTGAAGTTCAACGTCTATGAGACGCCACATTTTGATTTGTACTATTATCTGAAAAACGATAGTATGGTGAGATGGTTGGCTAAGGAAAGTGAAGTTTGGTATGAGTTGCACCAGCAGGTCTTTCAAGATACATTCTTACGCAAGAATCCTGTTATTATCTACAGCAATCACCCTGAATTCCAGCAAACTACAGCAATATCCGGGGAAATAAGTGTCGGTACGGGTGGGGTTACGGAGGCGTTTAAGCAGCGTGTGGTGATGCCTATTATGCAGATTAACCAACAGACCCGACATGTGTTGGGGCATGAGTTGGTACATGCTTTTCAATATCGAGTATTAATTGATGGGGGTGATTCGACACGGTTGGAGAACATTGCTAACCTTCCTCTTTGGATGGTGGAGGGGATGGCCGAGTATTTTTCTATTGGTAAGAAAGATGCCTTTACCTCGATGTGGATGCGGGATGCGTATCTCAATAAGGATATCCCATCGCTGAAACAGATGACCGAACAATCTTACAAGTATTTTCCTTACAGATATGGGCAAGCCTTCTGGTCATATATAGGCTCTACTTATGGCGATACTGTCATCATGCCTTTGTTTATCGAAACAGCGAAGTATGGATACGAAATGGCTATGAAGCGAGTCTTTGGCTACGATGCGCAGACGATGTCCAATCTTTGGAAGAGCAGTATGGAGACCATGTACAAGAACTCAGGAAAGGATACGGTGTCGCGACCAATTGGTAAGGCGATCCTGAATACCAGCAATTCTGGCCGCATGAACGTGTCTCCAGCAATATCTCCAGACGGAAAATATGTGGCCTTTCTTTCAGAGAAGGACATGTTCAGCATTGATCTCTTCCTCGCTGATTCGCAATCGGGGCAGGTGATACGTAAACTGGGGAGTAGGCTGACGAATAAGGATATTGATGAATTCAGCTTTCTGGAATCCGCTGGAACATTTTCTCCCGATAGTCGAAAGTTTGCATTTTCGGTATTTAGTGAGGGTAAGAATAAGTTGATGACCGTGGATGTGGAGACGGGTAAGACACTATCTGTCGAGGCGATGGGCGATATTACAGAATTCACAAATATTACCTGGGCTGCAGACGGGGATCATGTTGCGTTTTCGGGATTAAGGAATGGACATAGCGATATTTATATCTACAATTTGAAGAGCAAGAAATTGAATCAGTTGACGAATGATGTGTATTCAGATTTTCAGCCTAGTTTTTCCCGTGATGGTAAATCGATCGTGTTCAGTACGGACCGCGTATCGTTGGCAGCGAATAATCGTTCTGTGGATATTCCAATGAACCTTTCCATAGTGGACGTGGGCTCTAAGCAAATCCGGAATTTGGAATTGTTTCCAGGTGCCAATAATCTAAACCCTCATTTCTCGGCCAATGGCGAGCAAATCTATTTCCTTTCTAACGGCGATGGCTATCGAAATATGTACCGATATACGCTGTCATCAGGGCAGGTAGAAAAATTAACGGACTATTTTACCGGAATCAGCGGGATTACGGAGTATTCACCTGCTATGAGTGTCTCTGCGCATGATGATATCGTATATTCCTATTTTAAGAATAATGCCTACAGTGTATATCATGCCAAGAGTTCGGAGTTCACGGGGACAGTGGTGGATGCGGGCGTTGTCAATTTTGATGCGGCGATGTTACCTCCTCCGGTGAGTCGTGGTGTGAATGTGGTGAATACCAATCTTCGAAATTTTAACGCCTTTGAACGTATCGGAGATGACCAGATCAACACAATCGCGTATAAACCTAAGTTCAAATTGGATTACTTGGCCAATAGTGGGATAGGCATGTCGGTAGGTAGCCGATACGGAGCGGGTATATCCAGTGGTATACAAGGGATGTTTTCGGATATTTTGGGGTACAACCAGATATTTGCTGCTCTAAATGTAAACGGCGAGATTCAGGATTTTGGAGGGCAGGTGGCTTATATCAATCAGAAGGGACGCTTCAATTGGGGTGGCGCTATTTCGCATCTTCCATATATATCGGCTTATAATGAGTATGGTTTGGAGGATTTTGGCAATGGAGAAGAGGCGTCGTTGAATACGTACATCATCCGGACTTTCCAACAACAGGCCGAGATGTTTGTCGCGTATCCATTTAATAGGCACCATAGGGTGGAGCTCGGAGCAGCCCTCATGCGGTATAGCTATCGTGTAGATAAATGGAGGCAGAGCTACTATTATGGTTATGGCGATCGGCAGAAGCTGAGTAATGAAGAGGCGTCTCAACTTGGATTTGGAAATTTGAAACCTTTTGTAATCCAACAAGTGAATACTGGCTTTGTGGGAGACAATTCTGTATTTGGTATTGCTGCTCCTTTGCAGGGATATCGGTATCGAGTAGGAGCTGAGCAGTATTTTGGAGATTATAATTTCTCTGCTGTCAATATAGATTTACGAAAATACAATCGATATCAGCCAGTCACCTTAGCCGCGAGATTTTATTCATATGCTCGCCTCGGGAATAGTGAAAATGCACTTTATCCGCTCTATATTGGGTATCCGTATTTAGTCCGTGGTTTTGAAAGTGGAGATTTTGATCAATCTGGAAAGGTGAATCTATCCGATTTGATGGGGTCTAGGACGGCGGTTTTCAATTTTGAGGTGCGACTGCCATTTACAGGGCCAGAAAAATTGGCGGCCTTTAAATCAGGATTTTTATTCTCGGATTTAAACTTATTCTTTGATGCAGGATTGGCCTGGTCGAAAGGAAATAAGGTGGTGTGGTCAGCAGATGATAGGCCTATAGTGCCTTTGACGGATCGGAATGGTCAGGATTTAATAGGTTCGGATGGGCAGCCGGTAATGGGGCCTGATCCAAATTATAAGATTCCAGTGATGAGTGCTGGGGTATCGCTTCGTATCAATCTTTTTGGAGCGATGATATTAGAGCCATATTATGCTTTCCCGTTTGTCAAAACGAACTCCAAGACGGGGACATTTGGAATTAACTTCACTCCGGGCTGGTAA
- the infB gene encoding translation initiation factor IF-2: MTEGKSINLLKAAKELNIGIATAVDYLVKKGFDVESKPNTKLSGEMYGVLLSEFQGDKIVKDEAKQIVIGKIRRDESPAGSGNVAPKESVSEKEDTTEVKEILIKNAPVEAAVPAKPKDVEEKKATEDHPHLSGMKIVGKIDLDSLGKGKPKKNEETNEPVSQKTDEPKPVEAKEEKVIEPVEKPKEVTKPVVTEKVEIPKEAPVVQAPKIVEPVKPVVQETKPVVQPEKKEEVKPAPVPEVKKAAPQDDVIRARAESLSGPKVIGKIELPVARPSHRDRPVASSSNATGNANDQKRKRKRTNNAPNTGGNNQQQNRPGGHQQGGGQGGQGGQGGQTGPGNNQNRPGGNNQNRPGGHNQNRPGGNYQGKGGNRPGFQGRTKPVENKEEPSEKEIQDQIKATLARLSGAGKSGKFAQRAKLRRQKRDEVAHSAEEAALEQEMMSKVLRVTEFVTANELANLMDVSVTQIIATCMSLGLFVSINQRLDAETLAIVADEFGYQIEFIKPEDEEVAELEEPDSPDELVMRAPIVTVMGHVDHGKTSLLDYIRKANVTGGEAGGITQHIGAYAVKLEDGRKITFLDTPGHEAFTAMRARGAKITDIAIIVIAADDSVMPQTKEAINHAQAAGVPIVFAFTKVDKPGANTDKIREQLSVMNILVEDWGGKYQCQEISGKTGLNVDLLLEKVLLEAEMLDLKADPKKRAVGSVIESALDKGRGIVTTVLIEGGTLRIGDPILAGSHSGKVKALTNERGERVKEAGPSTPVQILGMAGAPTAGDKFYVLESESEARQVANKRLQLQREQGMRAQKHITLAEIGRRLAIGNFKELNVIVKGDVDGSIEALSDSLLNLSTDEIQVNVIHKSVGQISESDVLLASASDAIIIGFQVRPSQGARKLAEQEQIDIRLYSIIYDAIEELKSAMEGMLAPKLEEKIVANVEIRETFKISKVGTIAGCMVLDGKINRNSDIRIVRDGVVIFTGKLASLKRFKDDVKEVSQGYECGLNIQGYNDIHEGDIVEAFEQVEVKRKL, from the coding sequence ATGACAGAAGGTAAAAGCATAAACTTACTAAAAGCAGCAAAAGAACTTAACATTGGTATCGCAACCGCTGTTGATTATTTAGTAAAAAAAGGTTTTGATGTGGAATCGAAGCCTAATACTAAATTATCAGGGGAGATGTACGGTGTTCTTTTGAGCGAATTTCAAGGTGACAAGATTGTTAAGGACGAGGCAAAGCAAATCGTAATTGGTAAAATTCGCCGTGATGAGTCGCCTGCTGGAAGTGGCAATGTGGCACCTAAAGAATCTGTCTCTGAAAAAGAGGATACGACTGAGGTGAAGGAGATTTTGATTAAGAATGCTCCTGTCGAAGCTGCAGTTCCGGCGAAGCCAAAAGATGTTGAAGAAAAGAAAGCTACCGAAGATCATCCCCATTTATCAGGAATGAAAATCGTAGGAAAGATTGACTTGGATAGCTTGGGAAAAGGTAAGCCTAAGAAAAATGAAGAAACAAATGAGCCTGTTTCGCAGAAAACCGATGAACCTAAGCCGGTTGAAGCTAAAGAGGAAAAGGTTATAGAACCTGTTGAAAAGCCTAAAGAAGTGACAAAACCAGTCGTTACAGAGAAAGTCGAGATTCCGAAAGAAGCTCCGGTTGTACAAGCTCCTAAGATAGTAGAGCCTGTTAAGCCAGTTGTCCAGGAAACCAAACCTGTGGTTCAGCCTGAGAAGAAAGAAGAAGTAAAACCCGCTCCGGTGCCAGAAGTCAAGAAAGCAGCTCCTCAGGATGATGTTATTCGTGCAAGAGCCGAGAGTTTAAGTGGTCCTAAAGTGATTGGCAAAATTGAATTGCCGGTTGCGCGTCCATCTCATAGAGATAGACCAGTGGCTTCCTCTTCAAACGCCACAGGTAATGCTAATGATCAAAAGCGTAAGCGTAAGCGTACGAACAATGCTCCAAATACAGGGGGGAATAATCAGCAGCAAAATAGACCGGGCGGTCATCAACAAGGTGGTGGTCAAGGCGGACAGGGTGGTCAAGGTGGTCAAACTGGGCCTGGAAATAACCAAAATCGTCCTGGAGGTAATAATCAAAACCGCCCTGGTGGTCATAATCAAAATCGCCCCGGTGGAAATTATCAAGGAAAAGGTGGTAATAGACCTGGTTTCCAAGGTAGAACAAAACCTGTTGAAAACAAGGAAGAACCTTCAGAAAAGGAAATCCAAGATCAAATCAAAGCAACACTTGCTCGTTTGAGTGGTGCTGGTAAATCTGGTAAATTTGCTCAACGTGCCAAATTGCGTCGTCAAAAACGTGATGAGGTAGCACATAGTGCAGAAGAGGCTGCATTGGAACAAGAAATGATGTCCAAAGTATTGCGTGTAACAGAATTTGTAACCGCAAATGAATTGGCCAATCTAATGGATGTATCTGTTACACAGATTATCGCTACTTGTATGAGCCTTGGTCTATTTGTCTCGATCAACCAACGTTTGGATGCAGAGACTTTAGCAATTGTTGCAGATGAGTTTGGATATCAAATTGAGTTTATCAAGCCTGAGGATGAAGAAGTAGCTGAGCTGGAAGAGCCGGATAGTCCCGATGAATTAGTGATGCGTGCACCTATTGTTACGGTAATGGGACACGTTGACCACGGTAAGACATCTTTACTGGATTATATCCGTAAAGCTAACGTTACAGGTGGTGAAGCCGGGGGGATTACGCAGCACATAGGTGCTTATGCAGTGAAACTTGAAGACGGTAGAAAGATTACATTCTTGGATACACCGGGTCACGAGGCCTTTACGGCCATGCGTGCACGTGGTGCGAAGATTACGGATATCGCGATTATCGTAATTGCAGCGGACGATAGTGTGATGCCTCAAACAAAGGAGGCTATCAACCATGCCCAAGCGGCAGGAGTACCAATCGTATTTGCTTTTACCAAAGTAGATAAACCAGGTGCTAATACGGATAAGATACGTGAACAGTTGTCTGTCATGAATATCTTGGTAGAAGATTGGGGTGGTAAATATCAATGTCAAGAAATCTCGGGTAAAACAGGTCTGAATGTAGATTTGTTGCTAGAAAAAGTATTACTGGAAGCAGAAATGTTAGATCTGAAGGCTGATCCTAAGAAGCGTGCGGTGGGATCTGTTATCGAGTCGGCATTAGATAAGGGACGCGGTATTGTGACAACAGTATTGATTGAAGGTGGTACATTACGTATCGGAGATCCAATCCTTGCGGGATCACACAGTGGTAAAGTGAAGGCTTTGACCAATGAACGTGGCGAACGTGTGAAGGAAGCAGGACCATCTACGCCAGTCCAAATTTTGGGTATGGCAGGTGCACCGACTGCAGGGGATAAATTCTACGTCTTAGAAAGTGAATCGGAAGCACGGCAAGTGGCGAACAAGCGATTACAGTTGCAACGTGAGCAAGGTATGCGTGCGCAGAAACATATTACACTGGCAGAGATTGGCCGTCGTTTGGCTATCGGTAACTTTAAGGAGCTGAACGTTATTGTGAAAGGTGACGTGGATGGTTCAATCGAGGCGTTGTCAGATTCATTGTTGAACTTGTCAACAGACGAGATTCAAGTAAATGTAATCCACAAGTCTGTTGGTCAGATTTCAGAGTCGGATGTATTGTTGGCATCTGCTTCGGATGCGATTATCATCGGTTTCCAGGTAAGACCATCACAAGGTGCTCGTAAGCTTGCTGAGCAGGAGCAAATCGATATCAGGCTTTACTCTATCATCTACGATGCTATTGAGGAATTGAAGTCGGCTATGGAAGGTATGTTAGCTCCCAAATTGGAAGAGAAGATTGTTGCGAACGTTGAAATTCGCGAAACATTCAAAATATCAAAGGTGGGCACGATTGCAGGTTGTATGGTGTTAGATGGAAAAATCAACAGAAACAGCGATATTCGTATCGTACGGGATGGTGTTGTCATCTTTACCGGTAAACTTGCCTCTCTAAAACGTTTCAAAGATGACGTGAAGGAAGTATCTCAAGGATATGAATGTGGTCTTAACATCCAAGGATATAACGATATCCACGAGGGTGATATCGTAGAGGCCTTCGAGCAAGTAGAAGTAAAACGTAAATTGTAA
- the nusA gene encoding transcription termination factor NusA: MSSNINLIDSFQEFKEFKNIDRPTVISVLEEVFRSMIRKRFGTDENVDVIVNPDNGDLEIWRTRVVVEDEFSEDDDLEIELAEANQIDPDLEVGDDYIEQITLESFGRRAILAARQTLVSKVLELEKDEVFKKYKDREGELVIGEVYQIWKKEILVLDDDGNELILPKTEQIPADYFKKGDSIRAVVHKVDMMNNNPKIIISRTAPEFLQRLFELEVPEIFDGLITIKKIVREPGERAKVAVESYDDRIDPVGACVGMKGSRIHGIVRELRNENIDVINFTTNHSLYITRALSPARIGSIKIDEENKAAAVYLKSDQVSLAIGRGGHNIKLAGKLTGYEIDVYRENDEFDEDVDIEEFSDEIEGWIIEELKRVGLDTAKSVLSLTEEELVRRTDLEEDTIQELVRILQSEFE, encoded by the coding sequence ATGAGCAGCAATATCAATTTGATTGACTCTTTTCAGGAGTTTAAAGAGTTTAAAAACATTGACCGACCTACGGTAATCTCTGTATTGGAAGAAGTATTTCGCAGTATGATTCGGAAGCGCTTCGGTACAGATGAGAATGTGGACGTAATCGTCAATCCTGATAACGGAGATTTAGAGATTTGGCGTACCCGTGTGGTCGTTGAAGATGAATTTTCAGAAGACGATGATTTGGAGATTGAATTGGCTGAGGCGAATCAAATCGATCCTGATCTGGAGGTCGGTGATGACTATATCGAACAGATTACATTAGAAAGTTTCGGTCGTCGCGCAATTTTGGCTGCACGTCAGACTTTAGTTTCTAAAGTTTTGGAACTAGAGAAGGACGAGGTCTTCAAAAAGTACAAAGATCGCGAGGGAGAGTTGGTCATCGGTGAGGTGTACCAGATTTGGAAGAAAGAAATCTTGGTATTAGATGATGATGGTAACGAATTGATTTTGCCAAAGACCGAGCAGATTCCAGCCGATTATTTCAAAAAAGGAGATAGTATTCGTGCGGTAGTGCACAAGGTCGATATGATGAATAATAATCCAAAGATTATCATCTCTCGTACGGCACCTGAATTTCTACAGCGTCTGTTTGAGTTAGAGGTTCCTGAGATTTTCGATGGTTTGATTACCATCAAGAAAATTGTACGTGAACCGGGCGAGCGCGCTAAGGTAGCTGTTGAATCCTATGATGATCGTATCGATCCGGTTGGAGCATGTGTGGGAATGAAGGGTTCGCGTATCCATGGTATCGTCAGAGAGTTGAGAAATGAAAATATTGACGTTATTAATTTTACGACAAATCACTCTTTATACATTACGAGGGCTTTAAGTCCTGCACGTATTGGTTCAATAAAAATTGATGAAGAAAACAAAGCTGCGGCGGTGTATTTGAAATCTGACCAAGTATCTTTAGCGATTGGTCGTGGTGGACACAATATCAAGTTGGCAGGTAAATTGACCGGATACGAAATTGACGTATACCGGGAGAATGATGAGTTTGATGAGGATGTGGATATCGAAGAATTCAGCGACGAAATCGAAGGCTGGATTATCGAGGAATTGAAACGTGTAGGTCTAGATACTGCAAAGTCTGTGCTTTCTTTGACAGAAGAAGAGTTGGTCAGACGGACAGATTTGGAAGAAGATACGATTCAAGAGTTGGTCCGCATTCTGCAATCCGAGTTTGAATAG
- a CDS encoding transglycosylase domain-containing protein, with amino-acid sequence MFRRVKNKFLRYFIIAIYFIVLVVCAVQINFLWLFGYSPTKKDIVMPSLNISTELYTADSVLIGRYFEEDRDPVPHDSISSNVFNALVATEDIRFYKHNGIDFLGLVSGVVSTLKGDKRGASTITQQLAKNLYRTRYNTSAGILGKVPGVGLIVNKFKEWMTAYKLESKYGKDDIITMYLNTVSFSNNAYGIKSAGLRYFNKMPSQLTVNEAAMLIGMLKGTTLYNPLRNPKNALQRRNVVLSQMQKAGYLKADEVKHFAAQELGLNASNQDRQDSNDSYLRVAVERWLEKWSEENDVDIYKDGLKIYTTIDSRMQKIAEEMVSKQMKFLQQRLKNAWGSEEPWRDKEGNVIPNFIENLAKKTPYYAALIKKYPNSMDSVNYYLNRPKEMEIFTWNGNQKKELSTMDSIRHYVVMLNAGMMSMDPYDGKIKVWVGGINHKYYKFDHVNQSKRQAGSTFKPFAYLAALEAGKSPCDKYVDKPVRIFAGVKDGVDEYWEPKNADWNFSYRDMSLRWAMARSVNSITAQITEEVGWDKVVETAHRCGIESPLKSVPSVSLGSNDVSVYEMVRAYATFMNQGKRLDPILVSKIVNFDGKVIAEFKAKEEEVLTKENAWLMTYMLRGGMEEPGGTSQALWEWDLFKKENQIGGKTGTSSDYVDGWYMGVTKDLVTGVWIGCDEQSIHFKNSHTGEGSKTALPIFGMFMEEIYKRPELGYTFGKFPEATVEITKKYKCESPRLPAPELESDSTAIGDEMPEGEFIEGEGGTETEVLPLPLPNDGEDRAGPVL; translated from the coding sequence TATATCTACCGAATTATATACTGCAGATTCTGTACTCATAGGCCGCTATTTTGAGGAAGATCGGGATCCTGTACCTCATGATAGTATTTCATCTAATGTATTCAATGCCTTGGTAGCCACTGAGGATATACGATTTTATAAACATAATGGCATCGATTTTCTAGGCTTGGTCTCTGGTGTGGTCTCGACACTGAAGGGGGATAAACGGGGTGCCAGTACTATCACCCAACAACTTGCCAAGAATCTATATCGTACCCGTTACAATACCTCGGCTGGTATTTTGGGCAAAGTCCCTGGTGTAGGATTGATCGTTAATAAATTCAAAGAATGGATGACGGCCTACAAACTGGAAAGTAAGTATGGAAAAGATGATATTATAACGATGTATCTCAATACGGTCTCTTTCAGTAACAATGCGTATGGAATCAAGTCCGCTGGACTTCGGTACTTCAATAAGATGCCTAGCCAACTGACTGTCAATGAAGCGGCAATGCTGATTGGGATGTTGAAAGGTACAACACTTTATAACCCGCTTCGTAATCCCAAAAACGCACTTCAACGTCGAAATGTTGTATTATCTCAGATGCAGAAAGCAGGTTATTTGAAAGCGGATGAGGTAAAGCACTTTGCTGCTCAGGAATTGGGTCTTAATGCAAGTAATCAAGATCGACAGGATTCCAATGATTCGTATCTACGAGTAGCTGTAGAGCGTTGGTTGGAAAAATGGAGTGAGGAGAATGACGTAGATATCTACAAAGATGGGCTTAAAATCTATACCACCATTGATTCTAGGATGCAGAAAATCGCTGAGGAGATGGTTTCCAAGCAAATGAAGTTCTTACAGCAACGCCTAAAGAATGCATGGGGTAGCGAGGAGCCTTGGCGTGACAAAGAGGGGAATGTCATTCCTAATTTCATTGAAAATCTGGCGAAAAAGACGCCCTATTATGCTGCTTTAATCAAGAAGTATCCCAATAGCATGGATAGTGTCAATTATTATCTTAATAGGCCTAAAGAAATGGAAATCTTCACTTGGAACGGTAATCAAAAGAAGGAGCTTTCTACCATGGATTCTATTCGGCATTATGTAGTGATGCTCAATGCAGGGATGATGTCTATGGATCCTTATGACGGAAAGATAAAAGTGTGGGTAGGCGGGATTAATCACAAATATTACAAATTTGACCATGTTAATCAATCCAAACGTCAGGCGGGTTCTACATTCAAACCCTTTGCGTACTTAGCGGCTTTGGAGGCAGGGAAATCTCCATGTGATAAATATGTTGATAAACCTGTACGTATTTTTGCAGGAGTAAAAGATGGTGTGGATGAATATTGGGAACCGAAGAATGCCGATTGGAATTTCAGTTACAGAGATATGTCGCTTCGTTGGGCGATGGCACGATCGGTCAATTCTATTACGGCACAAATTACCGAAGAGGTGGGATGGGATAAGGTCGTGGAAACGGCTCATCGATGTGGTATCGAGAGTCCTTTGAAATCGGTGCCATCGGTCAGTTTGGGTTCGAATGATGTTTCGGTATATGAAATGGTACGTGCATATGCTACCTTTATGAATCAAGGTAAGCGTTTGGATCCTATTTTAGTTTCCAAAATCGTAAATTTTGATGGAAAGGTAATCGCGGAATTCAAGGCCAAAGAAGAAGAGGTATTGACGAAAGAGAACGCTTGGCTGATGACATATATGTTAAGAGGAGGAATGGAAGAACCTGGAGGTACTTCACAGGCGCTTTGGGAATGGGATTTGTTCAAGAAAGAAAATCAAATCGGCGGAAAGACGGGTACGTCTTCAGATTATGTAGACGGATGGTATATGGGAGTAACCAAAGATTTGGTGACTGGTGTATGGATAGGCTGTGACGAGCAAAGTATACATTTCAAGAATTCACATACAGGAGAAGGGTCAAAAACCGCTTTGCCTATCTTTGGAATGTTTATGGAAGAGATTTATAAGCGCCCTGAATTAGGGTATACCTTCGGTAAATTTCCAGAGGCTACCGTTGAGATTACAAAGAAATATAAATGTGAAAGTCCTCGATTGCCTGCTCCTGAATTGGAATCGGATAGTACAGCTATTGGGGATGAGATGCCAGAAGGAGAATTTATTGAAGGTGAAGGAGGGACGGAGACGGAGGTTTTGCCTTTGCCGCTGCCTAATGATGGGGAAGACAGGGCGGGTCCGGTGCTGTAA
- a CDS encoding XRE family transcriptional regulator produces the protein MSNIASNLKYLRRKKGLTQQQFADLMGIKRASVGAYEEDRAEPKYELLKKIAECFDLTMDELANEEIDEKWKPTPKSNASSMRVLSVTVNQDDRENIELVPVKASAGYMNGYGDPEYVADLPKFSLPMFNQGTYRAFEIKGDSMLPLPSGAVIIGEYVENWHDVKPGQTYVVVSREEGVVYKRVAFKYKEDKGLKLVSDNKTYDPYWVSSGDILEIWKAKAFISTELPEPSPEPTMETLTSMMAQMQKTISAVVDNGKG, from the coding sequence ATGTCTAACATCGCCTCAAATCTGAAGTATCTCAGGAGAAAAAAGGGATTAACACAGCAGCAATTTGCTGATTTAATGGGTATTAAGCGTGCTTCGGTGGGCGCATACGAGGAGGATCGTGCTGAACCAAAATATGAGTTGCTAAAAAAAATAGCGGAATGTTTTGATTTGACAATGGATGAGTTAGCGAATGAAGAAATTGATGAAAAGTGGAAGCCAACACCTAAGAGTAATGCTTCTAGTATGCGTGTGCTAAGTGTCACCGTCAATCAGGACGATCGGGAGAATATCGAATTGGTGCCCGTAAAGGCGAGTGCGGGATATATGAATGGATATGGGGACCCAGAGTATGTGGCAGATTTACCTAAGTTTTCATTGCCGATGTTCAATCAAGGGACTTATCGGGCATTTGAAATCAAGGGTGATTCCATGTTGCCCTTACCTTCAGGAGCTGTAATTATAGGTGAGTATGTCGAGAATTGGCATGATGTGAAGCCTGGGCAGACCTATGTCGTTGTATCGAGAGAGGAAGGGGTGGTGTACAAAAGGGTGGCTTTTAAATATAAGGAGGACAAGGGACTTAAATTGGTTTCGGATAATAAGACCTATGATCCTTATTGGGTGTCGTCTGGTGATATTTTGGAGATTTGGAAAGCGAAAGCTTTTATTTCAACAGAGCTTCCTGAGCCAAGTCCTGAACCTACTATGGAGACTTTGACGTCTATGATGGCGCAGATGCAAAAGACAATCAGTGCAGTGGTTGATAATGGTAAAGGGTGA